One Rosa chinensis cultivar Old Blush chromosome 5, RchiOBHm-V2, whole genome shotgun sequence genomic region harbors:
- the LOC112166788 gene encoding pentatricopeptide repeat-containing protein At2g35030, mitochondrial, translated as MDGPAIYSLLLLVVVIILMSSFAFRPRLWKLPAIVQTLRQLNASAQVEPNLNSIEAGRRRRQKPNLSLWRYKSDTYSCNCEIINLGRCGKVKDARKLFDDMPQRDSVSYASMINVYLKNDDLPNAQKLFQAMPTSNIVAESAMVSGYVKAGRIAEARQVFDRMENRNVYSWTSLISGYLSCGQVDEARRLFGRMPVKNVVSWTTMILGYARNNLIDEARRVFNLMPERNTVSWTVMIKALIENDQFDDALSLFNDMPQRNLYSWNIIILGLLNANRASEAIKLFSSMPQRNAISWTTMVTGLAHNKMTKLAREYFDRMPNKDVAAWNAMIASYVDEGLMAEAGELFSFMHERNVVTWNLMIHGYTKRGPKEQALKHLILMLRFCFRPNRTTIASILSSCEDMTELMQAHALVLSHGFEHDTVVVNTLVSMYSRNGDVTSARFVFDHLGAKDVASWNAMILAYSNHGYGHHALQVFAHMLRSGAKPDEITFVGVLSACSHAGLVNKGQRLFNSMNHVYDIEPKAQHYSCLVDILGRAGLVDEATKVVRMMPASEKDAAVLGALLGAYRFHGNIPMASLIGEALQELEPGSSGGYVLLAIIYAARGKWDEFARVRKKMKERNVNKVPGFSQIQVKGRNHVFFVGDKSHPQAAEIWGLLQENLLPHMWEMGYSKRNASQMDHQKRN; from the coding sequence ATGGATGGGCCCGCCATATATtcacttttgttgttggtggtaGTAATCATCCTCATGTCATCCTTTGCTTTCCGTCCCCGTCTTTGGAAGCTTCCCGCCATAGTTCAAACCCTAAGACAGTTGAATGCTTCTGCTCAGGTGGAGCCAAACTTGAATTCGATTGAAGCcggtcgtcgtcgtcgtcaaaAGCCAAACCTGAGTCTTTGGCGGTATAAAAGTGATACATATAGCTGTAACTGTGAGATTATAAATCTCGGGCGCTGTGGCAAAGTGAAAGATGCAAGGAAGCTGTTCGACGATATGCCTCAACGAGATTCTGTCTCTTATGCGTCCATGATCAATGTTTACTTGAAGAACGATGATCTTCCCAATGCACAGAAGCTCTTTCAGGCCATGCCCACCAGTAATATTGTTGCTGAATCTGCGATGGTTAGTGGTTATGTCAAGGCAGGCCGTATAGCTGAGGCTCGTCAAGTTTTTGATCGCATGGAAAACAGAAATGTGTATTCTTGGACCAGTTTGATATCCGGGTATCTCAGTTGCGGACAAGTTGACGAGGCCCGTCGGCTTTTTGGTCGTATGCCTGTCAAAAATGTGGTGTCCTGGACTACTATGATCCTGGGTTACGCTCGCAACAACTTGATTGATGAAGCGCGCCGTGTGTTTAACCTTATGCCTGAAAGGAACACAGTCTCATGGACAGTTATGATCAAGGCTCTTATTGAGAATGATCAATTTGATGACGCACTTAGCCTCTTCAATGATATGCCACAACGGAACCTATATTCTTGGAACATCATAATCTTGGGTCTTCTTAATGCAAATAGAGCAAGTGAAGCCATCAAACTCTTCAGTTCAATGCCTCAGAGGAATGCAATTTCTTGGACTACTATGGTTACGGGGTTGGCACATAACAAGATGACTAAACTTGCGAGAGAGTACTTTGATCGAATGCCTAACAAAGATGTAGCTGCCTGGAATGCTATGATTGCATCATATGTTGACGAAGGCCTCATGGCAGAAGCCGGTGAGCTATTCAGTTTCATGCACGAAAGGAATGTTGTTACTTGGAATCTGATGATTCATGGTTATACTAAACGTGGGCCAAAAGAACAAGCCTTAAAGCACCTAATTCTGATGCTTCGGTTTTGCTTTAGACCTAATAGGACTACCATCGCTAGCATATTGAGCTCATGCGAGGACATGACGGAGCTAATGCAAGCTCATGCACTGGTCCTCTCACATGGGTTTGAGCATGACACAGTCGTTGTGAATACACTAGTCTCTATGTATTCCAGAAATGGGGATGTTACTTCTGCTAGGTTTGTTTTTGATCATCTTGGGGCTAAGGATGTGGCATCATGGAATGCAATGATATTAGCATATTCAAATCATGGATATGGTCACCATGCATTGCAGGTCTTCGCACACATGTTAAGATCAGGAGCCAAGCCAGATGAAATTACTTTTGTTGGAGTCTTATCAGCTTGTAGTCATGCTGGTCTTGTCAACAAAGGTCAAAGGCTTTTCAATTCAATGAACCATGTTTATGATATAGAACCAAAGGCCCAGCACTATTCCTGCCTTGTGGACATCTTAGGCCGAGCAGGACTAGTGGATGAGGCTACGAAGGTAGTACGCATGATGCCTGCTTCTGAGAAGGATGCTGCTGTTCTAGGAGCATTGCTTGGTGCTTATAGGTTCCATGGAAATATTCCAATGGCAAGTCTTATTGGAGAGGCACTTCAAGAGCTAGAGCCAGGTAGCTCTGGGGGGTATGTACTCTTAGCAATAATTTATGCTGCACGTGGAAAATGGGATGAATTTGCTCGAGTaagaaaaaagatgaaggaGAGGAATGTGAATAAGGTTCCTGGTTTTAGTCAAATACAAGTGAAGGGCAGGAATCATGTATTTTTTGTGGGGGACAAATCTCATCCTCAAGCTGCTGAGATTTGGGGACTGCTTCAAGAGAATCTCCTACCACACATGTGGGAGATGGGATACTCAAAACGGAATGCATCTCAGATGGATCACCAGAAGAGGAattga